In the Pieris napi chromosome 19, ilPieNapi1.2, whole genome shotgun sequence genome, one interval contains:
- the LOC125059431 gene encoding agrin-like → MARKKLIDIALGLYAILFIQAYTTEATRIPRQSCICTKIYKPICGSDGKTYDNDCELKCFNDGIVEGPLVTTKYDGECKDESCVCTKIYQPVCGSDGETYNNECLLKCKNNENKNDTLIKISYEGECKKEETCVCTKIYLPICGSDGKTYNNECLLKCYNEENKKDPIVTIAYEGECKEEGCFCPLNVDPVCGSDGKTYNNECELACFNIKNKNDPITIAYSGECKKEEGCLCSKIYAPVCASDGKTYANECELKCYNIGSKKDPVTIAYPGECKKEEGCLCSKIYAPVCGSDGKIYANECELKCYNIENKKDPVTIAYPGECKKEEGCLCSKIYAPVCASDGKTYANECELKCYNIENKKDPVTIAYPGECKKEEGCLCSKIYAPVCGSDGKTYANECEVKCYNIENKKDITVFISYEGECKEDTNCFCPTIYQPICSIGGITFGNDCLLNCKNRELEKNGEKPLLVVSYGKCSDDCICSDIYEPVCGTDGKTYPNECELMCNNKELKDPEKYISISYPGLCKVKCDCKSPEENVCGSDGQTYKSPCILECESKQIEESGLTPIEIVKKGACTYPCKCLDIYQPVCGSDQKSYKNYCILDCVNKNLRPPYEYENTKYINGYGNTYNNNYRYNTFGYADGHLPNYYNPYRFSYGGNGYDDYSHLRYKRDEYESIEITKSEDKQTTDIVVQDKTSGTKDEVIQFPITIKSIGLCQECYCYNIYDPVCGSDDETYENECELNCKNKKLKDKELIFIKAKGRCGQCHCPEIFAPVCGSDGYTYPNICEFYCQRSKEEKEKKEEEDKGKDIFVKYFGDCHPYSKY, encoded by the exons ATGGCGCGTAAAAAACTTATAGACATCGCACTTG GGTTGTATGCAATCCTGTTTATTCAAGCGTATACAACTGAAGCTACTAGAATCCCGCGTCAGTCTTGTATATGCACGAAAATCTATAAACCAATATGCGGGTCAGACGGAAAAACTTACGACAACGACTGCGaactaaaatgttttaatgatGGTATTGTAGAAGGTCCTCTAGTAACCACAAAATATGACGGAGAATGTAAAGATGAGAGCTGTGTTTGTACGAAAATATATCAACCTGTTTGTGGTTCAGACGGAGAAACCTACAACAACGAGTGTCTTTTGAAATGCAAgaacaatgaaaataaaaacgataccctaataaaaatatcctaTGAAGGCGAATGTAAAAAGGAAGAAACTTGTGTTTGTACTAAAATCTACTTACCGATTTGCGGATCCGATGGAAAAACGTATAATAACGAGTGTTTGCTTAAATGTTATAATGAAGAAAATAAGAAAGACCCTATTGTTACTATAGCATACGAAGGAGAATGTAAAGAAGAAGGGTGCTTCTGCCCGCTTAATGTTGACCCTGTTTGTGGATCAGATGGGAAAACTTACAATAATGAGTGTGAACTGGCatgttttaatatcaaaaataaaaatgatccaATCACTATTGCATACTCAGGAGAATGTAAAAAGGAAGAAGGTTGTCTATGTTCTAAAATCTACGCACCAGTCTGTGCATCGGATGGAAAAACATATGCAAATGAATGTGAACTAAAATGTTACAATATCGGAAGTAAAAAAGATCCAGTTACTATTGCATACCCAGGAGAATGTAAAAAGGAAGAAGGTTGTCTGTGTTCTAAAATCTATGCACCAGTCTGTGGATCGGATGGGAAAATATATGCAAATGAATGTGAACTAAAATGTTacaatatcgaaaataaaaaagatccAGTTACTATTGCATACCCAGGAGAATGTAAAAAGGAAGAAGGTTGTCTGTGTTCTAAAATCTACGCACCAGTCTGTGCATCGGATGGAAAAACATATGCAAATGAATGTGAACTAAAATGTtacaatattgaaaataaaaaagatccAGTTACTATTGCATACCCAGGAGAATGTAAAAAGGAAGAAGGTTGTCTGTGTTCTAAAATCTATGCACCAGTCTGTGGATCGGATGGAAAAACATATGCAAATGAATGTGAAGTAAAATGTtacaatattgaaaataaaaaagatattacAGTGTTTATATCTTATGAAGGTGAATGTAAAGAAGATACCAATTGTTTTTGTCCCACAATTTATCAACCTATTTGCTCTATTGGTGGTATTACGTTTGGGAATGATTGTCTTTTAAACTGCAAAAACAGGGAACTAGAGAAGAATGGTGAAAAACCTTTATTAGTAGTAAGTTACGGTAAATGTTCTGATGATTGTATCTGCTCTGACATTTACGAACCAGTTTGTGGAACTGATGGGAAAACATATCCAAATGAATGTGAACTTATGTGCAATAACAAGGAATTAAAAGAtccagaaaaatatataagtatatctTATCCAGGTCTGTGTAAAGTAAAATGCGATTGTAAATCTCCGGAAGAAAACGTGTGTGGAAGCGACGGCCAAACTTATAAAAGTCCATGCATTTTAGAGTGTGAAAGTAAACAGATTGAAGAATCTGGCCTAACACCAATTGAAATTGTTAAGAAAGGGGCCTGTACGTACCCATGCAAATGTTTAGATATATATCAACCTGTATGTGGCAGTGATCAAAAGtcttataaaaactattgtaTACTAGATTgtgttaacaaaaatttaagacCACCTTATGAGTATGAAAACACTAAATATATCAATGGCTACGGTAATacctacaataataattatagatacAACACTTTTGGATACGCAGATGGACACCtaccaaattattataatccgTATCGATTCTCTTACGGGGGCAATGGATACGATGACTATTCACACCTCAGATATAAACGCGATGAATATGAAAGTATAGAAATTACTAAAAGCGAAGATAAACAAACAACAGATATAGTTGTTCAAGATAAAACTTCAGGAACAAAAGACGAAGTAATACAATTCCCTATCACTATTAAAAGTATAGGTCTTTGCCAAGAATGTTATTGCTACAATATTTACGATCCAGTCTGCGGAAGTGATGATGAGAcatatgaaaatgaatgtgAGCTTAactgtaaaaacaaaaaactaaaagataaagaattaatatttataaaagcaaaGGGTCGTTGTGGACAATGTCACTGCCCTGAAATCTTTGCGCCGGTGTGTGGTAGCGATGGATATACTTATCCGAATATATGCGAATTTTACTGTCAACGAAGTAAAGAAGAAAAGGAAAAGAAAGAAGAAGAGGACAAAGGAAAGGACATATTCGTTAAATACTTTGGCGATTGTCACccatattcaaaatattaa